From one Sphingomonas sp. BT-65 genomic stretch:
- a CDS encoding acireductone dioxygenase — protein MTRLTRYRDTAPFEAEEAIEDHASIVAALAPTGVHLERWPAAALGDDRSDAAILALFADEIDRLKARGGYRSCDVVRLTPDHPQRVEFRAKFLSEHVHDDDEVRFFVEGAGLFYIRSGAAVHALECTAGDLIVLPAGTRHWFDTGERPSFTAIRLFTTPDGWVARFTGDPIAESIPRYAGAA, from the coding sequence GTGACCAGACTGACGCGGTATCGCGACACGGCGCCGTTCGAGGCGGAGGAGGCGATCGAGGATCATGCGTCGATCGTGGCGGCGCTCGCGCCGACCGGCGTGCATCTCGAACGCTGGCCCGCCGCCGCGCTGGGCGACGATCGGAGCGACGCCGCGATCCTCGCGCTGTTCGCCGACGAGATCGACCGGCTCAAGGCGCGGGGCGGGTACCGTTCGTGCGATGTGGTGCGGCTGACGCCCGATCATCCCCAACGCGTCGAGTTCCGCGCCAAGTTCCTGTCCGAGCATGTCCATGACGACGACGAGGTTCGTTTCTTCGTCGAGGGGGCCGGCCTGTTCTACATCCGCAGCGGCGCGGCGGTGCATGCCCTCGAATGCACCGCCGGCGACCTGATCGTCCTCCCGGCCGGCACGCGGCATTGGTTCGATACCGGGGAGCGGCCAAGCTTCACCGCGATCCGGCTGTTCACCACGCCGGACGGCTGGGTCGCGCGCTTCACCGGCGATCCCATCGCGGAGTCGATCCCGCGCTACGCAGGCGCTGCATGA
- the mtnC gene encoding acireductone synthase, translated as MSPRAIVTDIEGTTSSIAFVAEVLFPYSRARLAEFVRENPEAVAPVLEQVRAEAALPHLDLEGCIAQLHAWHDADCKIGPLKTLQGMIWADGYAAGAFTGHVYPDAVAGLRRWHARGVPLYVYSSGSVAAQKLLFGHSDAGDLTPLFAGYFDTAIGAKREADSYVAIARAIGVEPRAILFLSDVIEELDAADEAGLSVTLLARDGAAAADRYPVASSFDTILPQEIDA; from the coding sequence ATGAGTCCGCGCGCGATCGTCACCGATATCGAGGGGACGACCTCCAGCATCGCGTTCGTCGCTGAGGTGCTGTTTCCCTATTCGCGCGCGCGGCTCGCCGAGTTCGTGCGGGAGAACCCTGAGGCCGTCGCGCCGGTGCTGGAGCAGGTCCGCGCGGAGGCGGCCCTGCCGCATCTCGACCTTGAGGGCTGTATCGCGCAACTCCACGCTTGGCATGACGCCGACTGCAAGATCGGCCCGCTCAAGACGCTGCAGGGCATGATCTGGGCGGATGGCTATGCGGCGGGCGCCTTCACCGGCCATGTCTATCCCGACGCCGTTGCCGGACTGCGGCGCTGGCATGCGCGCGGGGTCCCGCTCTACGTCTATTCGTCGGGATCGGTCGCCGCGCAGAAGCTGCTGTTCGGCCATAGCGATGCGGGCGACCTGACGCCGCTCTTCGCCGGCTATTTCGATACCGCCATCGGCGCCAAGCGCGAGGCTGACTCCTACGTGGCCATCGCCCGCGCGATCGGCGTGGAACCGCGCGCGATCCTGTTCCTGTCCGATGTGATCGAGGAACTCGACGCCGCCGATGAGGCAGGCTTGTCGGTCACGCTGCTCGCGCGCGACGGCGCCGCGGCCGCGGACCGCTATCCCG